The window AGGAAATTCAGTCTTCATTGCACAAGTAACAATTGCTGGATTCTTGTGCTGAGATTCTTCGTGGTACAAGAGAGGGCACTGTCAGCAGTCACAGCTTCCTGATTCTGTGGCTGGCCTACACCCGCCCCAGAGTGAGCTAGCTGAAGCTTCACTtctgctgctctaacttacaccatcTGAGTAGGGACCATATGCTAGCTGAAAATCAGTGAGATGCAGGTGTACTTCTTTCCGTCTCCGCACCAGGGTGAACAGTTGGCTCTGGAGCCAGCCCCCACATCTTATTGCCACTAAGAGCTACTTTCTGGTAGGGGAATTCCTAGTTCAAGGTGACACAATTTTTCTGTCATGGCAGCATTGCCCAGCTTAAAGAAGAACTCCGTGTTTTACTATTAAACACTGTGAATAGATAGGTAGTCTTTTCTGTTCTGTATATGTCAATGAAAAGTAAGGAAATACTGTGGAAATGTCACTGTTATGGTAGTGGGTGGATCTGAATTTGGTAGAGGTAGTCAAGGTCCTGTGAGGCAGGAAgcttgatttatttattattttttgagCTGAAAAATCTTCAGATTTCTTTGTACTTggagttgttttttcccctccgatgtatttaaaaactccttttttAGGGGAAGGTGTTAGGTGCATTTCATTAGCAGATCAGTTTCAGGACCACTGGATGTAAACAGCACTCCCCATTCCCGTTGACTGCTTCTGTGGCTCTTTTTTACCTAcagactctctctccctctctcttggaGGGGTTCCATCCCAGGATAGAATAGGATGCGATGCTGTTGAAAGAGCTATCTTTTCCATAGCATAAAACTGGAGTCCAAACTACTTGTGTCCATTTAAAGATCTGTTAGTGATACGTGTAAGAATCAGTGTGTTCTGGCTAACTTCCAATTGTAATAATTGCAGTGTGAATTTATACAGACAGCAAGTTTCTGTAGCTGCAgtatttttcttcactttctttCTTGAACTGTTGTGTGATTCTGCTGTGTTCCACACCAGAGCTGGCTGTGTTACAGTGATGGGTGAAGTAATACCTAAATTTCTGATGAATGATATTGAGCTGGCTGAGGCTCAaccagatgaggaggaggaggtggtgatgGGTTGGGGTTAGCAGACTGAGGTAATAGCCCTTTTGAGGGACTACATCTGCCACCGATCGTCAGAGTTTGCAAGTTGGGCTAAAATTCAGACCTCAGCTTCTACTAGATGTTTTTAGTGCAGCAGTAACCAGGCTGGCTTTTTTCCATCTGTAATGGGCCAGAAGAATGCAACTTTACTTTCAGAAGGAGACCGTACAAACTGTTACTCATGTCTTTCTAGCCTCAAGATTAGACTGTTGTAGTGCATTCTACATGGAGCtatggcaggggttctcagacttttgtactggtgacccccttcagacagcaagcctctgagtgcaacccacCTTATacatgaaaaatacttttttatatatttaacaccattataaatgctggaggcaaagcagggtttaagatggaggttgacagcttgcaaccccccatgtaataacctcctgacccctagtttgaaaacccctgagcTACGGCTTAAAAGCATTTGAAGACTGAAGCTAATGGAGAATGCAGCACCTTACTTATTGAGTGGCGCATGTTGCTGAGAGAACATGGCTCTGAGATTTGCACTGGGTTTATTTTAGTCTCAGGATAGAATTTAAGATGTTGATCATGACGTGTTAAAGTCCTAAATGGTCTCTGACCTGCCAGTCTGAAAGATGCCACAAAAACCGTTTATTTCATGGGGTTTGGGGGAAAGTTGACCATAAGTACCTGGGAGACTAAAGTGGGGGTGGTGGGTTGATTTACTGGCTGACTGAGTTAATTCATTATTTGGATATGATTTTTTTCACTGCTGGATGATCATGTGGTATTGTAAGTCTAATTAATTGGGTGCCTAGAGTTTTTTTAATGGGCCTTCTTTagtctttaaaatgaaaataagtaTCTTTCATACCCCAAAGGAGCATTGAGGGTTAATTAGTGACTGTGTAAGCAGTTTACAGTTGTCAGGTCAGAGTTCTAATAAATACCATGGTGATGACTGGTGGTGGTCTTAATTTTAACACTTGTACATAATTACTTTAAAGGCGAACTGCTGCTTGGAGAACTACAAGTGATGAAAAGAAAGCACTAGATCAAGCCAGTGAAGAGATTTGGAATGATTTTCGGGAGGCTGCTGAGGCACACAGACAAGTGAGGAAATATGTAATGAGCTGGATCAAACCTGGAATGACAATGATAGAAATCTGGTGAGGATAAAGACGTTTCCTTGAAAGACACtattataaaaaaaaacagaggGAAGGAGGTGTCAAAATGTGTCTCACATGTTTTGACTGCATTTTAAATGCATTCAGTTCAGGGTACTTTTTGTTGGGTTCTTCCAATGTCTCCCATTTATTCCTTTCATTTCCTCTTGTCTATAGAGTCCATCAGCACCACTGCTTTAATCAGTGGAGTTCTTAGTATTGAGTTCCCATACTGACTTGACCATTGTATTTATCTGTTTCTAACTTTAGCACCTGCATTGTATATTTTCTGGTCCTGTGCCTCTCTTAAAACTTCCTCAGGGTGCCAGGAGCAGCATAGGTGGCACAAACATCTCTTCTCCGTTCCTGCCAGCATTGCCAGTAAAGTACTATGTGTTCAGGAGCAGCATAGGTGCAATCTACTGTTAGGAGTGGGATAAGAGGCACAAAACTAGCATGTATACACATACTCCCACAGCACTACTTTTCCTGCATATTATTGCTTCCTCACTAGCATTGTTTTCATTCTGTGCATGCTTCTGCTGGAAAAGCAAGTGCAGTCCTCCTCCTGTGACATTCTCACCTGGGAGCTCAGAAATTAAAACTTTTGATTGTCAGGGttaatgttaaaaagaaataattacCCAGGCAATCTTTCTTCTGATGAGTCTTTGGCATTTGATATTGGGATGTGAGATAAACTTGCAGTTCCAAAATTTACTGCAGATATTGTTGGCAGGAAAATGTCATCAAGAAAGGTGAAAGACAGCTGCCTCCATAATCCTCAATCTGTTTGAATCAAATCTGGTGTGCTGTTGAATTGCTGAACTTGAATGTTTTGGGTTAGAAGCAGAAATTTCCTCAAGACATGGCCTCCTTTCATAGTGTATCACAGGCTATAGGGGCTTACTTATCTATATAAgctttttcaaaattattttgttaGGAGTTAATATCTTTGTTGGATGAAATTGGGATAAACTGCAGTGATGTGAGTCACAGTTTACACCAGTGGGCTGGGATTAAATGAGGGCTTGCACTGATGTAGCTGTATCACTGTAGCTACACCAGTGGCTAAGCAAACCAGTATAGGCAAGGCCCAAGAAAAAATAcacatatattatttttttttattggattACCTTTTTTGAGTAGTTGAAAAAACTGATCACATTCTAGTCTCAGAACTGTTTAGTAAAGTCTCTGTGCTACAAGTAACTCtactaaaataaatcaatttaatTTGCCCAGAATTATAGCTTGCAAAGTATATTCTTTCAAATTGAAGTAAAAAACACTGGGAAAACAAATGAATATGGTCAAACACAGGACTAAATTAAATAGTCCCAAAACAGATTAGAATAAAATAAGGAACTAAATCATCACTAGCCAGGCTTACTTTACGGCTCTGTACCTGTTCCTGATTGTGTGTTACAAATaagactgaaattaaatataggctAATGCTTTTTTTTGTCTTATATGTTCTCGCATTTGTAAATGAGTGCTTTAAAATAACTCTTAGTACGTTGTGTGATTTTAATAGAATCCTCTGTTTTCCTAGTGAAAAACTCGAAGACTGCTCACGCAAGCTGATAAAAGAAGATGGTTTAAGTGCAGGTCTTGCATTTCCCACTGGATGTTCTCTGAATAACTGTGCAGCCCACTACACTCCCAATGCTGGAGATCCTACAGTATTGCAATATGATGATATTTGCAAAATAGACTTCGGAACACACATTAGTGGTTAGTTTTTCCTTATGATTTATAAAACGATATTGTTGGATTTTCTTTGGATGGAAACATTGTACTAACCTAATTTCTTCTTCTGATTTCAGGTCGTATTATTGACTGTGCTTTTACTGTTACATTCAGTCCAAAATATGATAGACTGTTACAAGCAGTAAAAGATGCTACTAATACTGGTATAAAGGTACACTAattatgaaaattaatttttaCTAGGTTCTGAAATTTAAACATGAACTAAATCCCTCATAATAGATTTTAAAACTTTTCTCTATCTCTTATTTTCAGTGTGCTGGAATAGATGTTCGTCTCTGTGATGTTGGTGAAGCGATCCAAGAAGTTATGGAGTCCTATGAGGTCGAAATTGATGGCAAAACATATCAAGGCAAGCTCTCTCCTTCTGTGTATGTAGAAATAGCTATCCTGGGAGTGTGTTTTACAAATCCTACTTTATTCCTAGCTGTTGAAGTGATATTTGTTTGCGGTAGTATAAGTGTGTGGTACAAGTAACTTGCATTATGCATACTCATATAATCACTTTCCTCAACTGTAACGTAAAGGAATTTTGCCCTGAATGATTTTCAAACACTAACTGTTTATCCTCAACAAACACTTTCAAAAGCACCACATCTGGCATTTACTGTATTCAGAAGTGAAAAGTGAGAAGAGCCTTTCATAATTCTTGTTTGTTTGCAAAATACATAGCAAATAAATATCTGCTGGTTAAAATTTATTAGTTAGTTTCCTTAAGGCCTGAATTATGACTGTCATAGTAATAAAGCCATTACTCCATATATACAATAAGTTAGGATCTTGCCTGGCTGAAATTTGTACAAGAACAGAGTGATTTTCTATTGTTCTTTCTGCAATATGTATGGGTCTTTCAGTTTGCTTCCAGTACTCCACATGTTGGCTAATATAATCATTGGCATTGAAGGGTTTAACATTTGTTAGTGACTTACCTAACTATTtaaattttactttgttttctaTAATAGTGAAACCAATTCGCAATCTGAATGGACATTCAATTGGGCCATATAGGATACATGCTGGAAAAACTGTGCCCATTGTGAAGGGAGGAGAAGCAACAAGAATGGAGGTACAATGAGAGTTCTTAAGTATTTAACTCCCTTCTGCTTAACCTTTTCTAAATATGTGGGAGAACTATCTCCTGCTTTGTCCAAGTGTGTAGCATTTTTCCCACATGGAAAATAATGGTAGGGAATTGACCTTGCTATACATAGTACTATTTTTATGAAATATTGAATATCATTTTGGGGCTTGGCATTTCATCTTCATGGCTCGtggagttttttttccccctccactttTCCAGCTACCAGtcatttttctgaaattaaaattcTGGGATCTTGTAATAAAACAGACTTATGTTAGTTAAAATTATGAATACATATGCTTAAGTAATACTGTTGGAATATTGTAGTTTTCAAGAGGAAAACAAGAGCCAGGAATTTTAAAGTTAGAAGATGAACTTGAAATAAGAATAAGGAAGTTTGGAGTACAGAAGTTCATTCACAGGCGGGTGGATCCGGTAGATTAGGCTGTCCAGTTTCTAATGGAATTTTGATTGTGGGGTAAAGTTGTTTTTGGAATGTGTATGGAAGATAAGAAATACAACATCAAGTGTTCCTAGTTGTTGAAGTGTGTATGAGAAGGGAAGAGGTATTGTGTGCATTGGTGGCCCCTGAGATATGCTTAGTAAATCTGTATTTGTGGTGAGCTTGAAGGTTTGTGTTCCATATCAGGATTTCAGAAGAGGTCATTGGAGTGTAATGATTGGATATAAAGAAGGTTCCTTTATGGTAAAGAAGATAAGCATTAATAATATGTCTGCTGAGGTTGATTGGGGAACCTTAACTATAAACTGTCAGACTTTGTTCTTATCAGTCATTTAACTGTATGCATTTACAAAATTAATCCTTTCAGTGAATTTTTTGCATGGGAATTATTTCTGTAGTACCATAGCTGTTCATGATGCTTTGCAAACAGAGCTAGACGTGTTTCTTTTAGTTGAAAAGTTTGCGGTCTGATTTTGACAGATTCAAAACAATTAGGCATGTTTGTAATCTGTGATCAAAGATAATTGTTGGCTAGGTTTGACAGAAAGATGAGTTTTAAGAAGCATTTTGGAGGAAAGAGGATACATGTTACACGAGATAAGGAAAGCTGTTCCAAGCACAGAGATAAGTATATTACATTAGGTGCCAAGTGCATCCAGTTGCAATTTTGATCTGCATCTAATTTTTAAATGGAATAACAGGATCAGAAAACAAGGGCTTGTTTAGAAGATTGGTACTAGGATAAAGAGCCTTTAATCTTATTTCTAGGTCCCTGCTTCTAATCCAGTCATGGTCAGTAGTAATCAGGTGACTTACTATCACTTGACAGATATTTAGTGGCCTATAAGAAATGACTTGGGTCAGTCATGACATGTTTTCATCACAAAAAGCAACAATGCAATTGTTATATATAGTGACTTTCTTGTTAGCAGTGTAAGACAGAGGGCAAGGATTTAACTGTCATCTTACTCCTACAGATGATCCCTGCAGAAAAGGAGTAAGGAATATTTCTATGACCAGCATAACGTTAATTAAAGAGTTATTGAAACATAGTTTACTTCAAATATTTCAGAGTTTTGAGGGTGCTGTTTAATGGAAGAACCAATCCATGTTTAATTCCCTGTAATGTACATTTGCCTGCTGTTCATATTTTGCTAGACTTAAACTGTTAATTATACAAGAAGTTTCAACCTTTGTCTATTGATTTACTTTACATGTATTTACATAATGTTcacttgcttttttttgtttcttttaggaAGGTGAAATATATGCTATAGAAACTTTCGGTAGCACAGGAAAGGGTGTTGTTCATGATGACATGGAATGTTCTCATTATATGAAAAATTTTGATGTTGGGCACGTGCCAATAAGGTTAGATCTGGTTTTGAAGCTATTTTTACTGCACCAGAGAAAGCTGTCACTTTTTTTCGCTAGGGCTAGGGTACAGCAAAGCCTCTTAACTaatatcgtgtgtgtgtgtgtgtgtgtgtgtgtactataCCCTGTTTACACATACAGGATGACACAGTTCTTACCTCAGAACTtgaaaatagcaaaaaaaaaaaaaaaaaaaaaaaaaaaaaagagagagaaaataaatatcTTTTGTAACTTCACAATTTCCCCTTCTCTACTCAGGATGCTTTTCTTGTTTCATTCTGGGAGCTTCTGTGACTTATGGTTTAGTAACACAAGCAAATCTATTTTCGGGAACAGAACTGGTTAAACTGTTAGTTTCATCTTCTGCTGAGGATGGTGGgatgttttattatttaaaaattaactcCTCAGAACAGTGCACTGACATAAAATGAAGTGCTCCATTAATTTAGGCTAATTTCTAGATTTCATTGGGATTGTATTACACGGCATTTTTAGAAATGAAACAGGTAAGTATTTTTGAAGAACAGGTAATCAGAGCAAGACACCACAATATAGCAAGTAACAATATGGCACACTAGATACCCAACACTGTTTCCAGGTCTTTTTACTGCATCCACAACATTTAGAAGTAAGTATCTGTGTTTTGTGTGTATAGGTAAAATGCATCATATGCTTTTTTGTAtcaacattaaggttgcaaaaggaAGAGCTCAAGTCTGTTTTGAAGTTGTACACTTCTTAGCTATCTTGACAAGACAAAAACAGAAGATTATACATATTTTGCACATTTGTTGCAGATTTTACAAATAAATTGACTTTCAGAAGTGAAAGTGATATTTACCAATGGTAAAGCTTAATCCcaaattagtttagtttagaaaCTTCAGGATGATAGACTTGGAATACTTGTTTACAAAGTGAATAGTTCTGTTGCTAGTCCCTTTCTTGAAAAGAATAACATTTGTTAAGCTTAATTAGGCTCATTTAAA of the Gopherus flavomarginatus isolate rGopFla2 chromosome 1, rGopFla2.mat.asm, whole genome shotgun sequence genome contains:
- the METAP2 gene encoding methionine aminopeptidase 2 → MAGAEQGASLEQAEKHLNGELLLEPEDADGGAAGPGTEEGAKKKRRKKKKSKGASAGQETERELESALDDVAKQLDKQTLEEKEKDDDEEDGEGEGDGATGKKKKKKKKKKGPKVQTDPPSIPICDLFPSSIYPKGEECEYPPTQDGRTAAWRTTSDEKKALDQASEEIWNDFREAAEAHRQVRKYVMSWIKPGMTMIEICEKLEDCSRKLIKEDGLSAGLAFPTGCSLNNCAAHYTPNAGDPTVLQYDDICKIDFGTHISGRIIDCAFTVTFSPKYDRLLQAVKDATNTGIKCAGIDVRLCDVGEAIQEVMESYEVEIDGKTYQVKPIRNLNGHSIGPYRIHAGKTVPIVKGGEATRMEEGEIYAIETFGSTGKGVVHDDMECSHYMKNFDVGHVPIRLPRAKHLLNVINENFGTLAFCRRWLDRLGESKYLMALKNLCDLGIVDPYPPLCDIKGSYTAQFEHTILLRPTCKEVVSRGDDY